CATTGGATCGAGTTCGAGCTGGCGGGCGGCGTCTTCGCCGTCTCGGACATGATCCCCGACCTCGGGCCGTCGGCGGAGCGGGGCGGCAAGATCGCCTTCGAGGTGGACGACGTGGACGCGCTGACGGAGACGCTGCGCGCGTCCGGCGTGCCGGTCGTCGTCGAGCCGTTCTCGACGCCGGTCTGCCGGATGAGCGTCGTGCTGGATCCCGAAGGGAACAGCCTGACCCTGCACCACGTGACCGCGTAGGGGAGGCTGGCGCGTCCCGATCGCCGCGTCCGCGCTCAAGATCCCACCGCGCCTGCCTCCCGACGTGAGCCTCGCGACACGTTGCCTTTGTCGTAGGGGAGGCTGGCGCGCCCCGATCGCCGCGTCCGCGCTCAAGAACCCACCGCGCCTGCCTCCCGACGTGAGCCTCGCGACACGTTGCCTTTGACGTAGGGGCGGCTGGCGCGTCCCGATCGCCGTGTCCGCGCGCAAGATCCCACCGCGCCTGCC
The sequence above is drawn from the bacterium genome and encodes:
- a CDS encoding VOC family protein, encoding MIERIAFTLYPVKDVARARAFYEEALGLAVSSDFGGHWIEFELAGGVFAVSDMIPDLGPSAERGGKIAFEVDDVDALTETLRASGVPVVVEPFSTPVCRMSVVLDPEGNSLTLHHVTA